A region from the Nocardioides exalbidus genome encodes:
- a CDS encoding acyl-CoA dehydrogenase: MTAQEQAPDVEADGYVQPEVDVEAMRALLDGRHREVRDLVRTNLAEHAQVLLDQEQMTTADFRERVKDVVVTMAATGQTGMGFPEEYGGGGDIGASIAAFETLALGDLSVLVKVGVQFGLFGGAVLQLGTKPHHDAYLADLVSGRTMGCFAMTETGHGSNVQALGTVATYDVEAQEFVITTPDDASRKDYIGNAAAHAELAVVFAQLDVAGERHGVHAFVVRIREGGEVVDGVRIEDCGPKMGLNGVDNGRIWFDGLRVPRTALLNQFAEVTPEGRYLSPIDNPNKRFFTMLGTLVQGRVCVGGAGINASKVALAIAIRYAVRRRQFEATDPEQEQVLLDYGMHQRRLLPLVARTYALHFAQEVVAGQLHEVFSGPGPTEEGSDEHARRMLESRAAGTKALGTWHATRTIQECREACGGAGYLSENRFAALKADTDVFTTFEGDNHVLLQLVAKGLLTDYAGEFEEMDQLGMARFVAGLAVDTVVERTAVHKLVQSVRDLLPGGDTWDQEAGLLDPNYQLAMLRFREEHMIGGVARRLKRGIDQKENAGAVFSRVQDHVIAAARAHTERLVLEAFVAKTAELPDGDLKVALNLLCDLHALSTIEADRAWFMEHGRLSSTRSKAISREVNALCRKVRPLARPLVDAFGVPEEMLRSPELMAWGD, encoded by the coding sequence GCCACCGCGAGGTCCGCGACCTCGTCCGCACCAACCTCGCCGAGCACGCGCAGGTCCTGCTCGACCAGGAGCAGATGACGACCGCCGACTTCCGCGAGCGCGTGAAGGACGTCGTGGTGACGATGGCCGCGACCGGGCAGACCGGGATGGGGTTCCCCGAGGAGTACGGCGGGGGCGGCGACATCGGCGCCTCGATCGCCGCCTTCGAGACCCTCGCGCTCGGCGACCTGTCGGTGCTGGTGAAGGTCGGCGTCCAGTTCGGCCTCTTCGGCGGCGCGGTCCTCCAGCTCGGCACGAAGCCGCACCACGACGCGTACCTCGCCGACCTCGTCAGCGGCCGCACGATGGGGTGCTTCGCGATGACCGAGACCGGGCACGGCTCCAACGTGCAGGCCCTCGGCACCGTGGCGACGTACGACGTCGAGGCGCAGGAGTTCGTGATCACCACGCCCGACGACGCGAGCCGCAAGGACTACATCGGCAACGCGGCGGCGCACGCCGAGCTCGCGGTGGTGTTCGCGCAGCTCGACGTCGCGGGGGAGCGCCACGGCGTGCACGCCTTCGTCGTCCGGATCCGTGAGGGCGGCGAGGTCGTCGACGGCGTGCGCATCGAGGACTGCGGTCCGAAGATGGGCCTCAACGGCGTCGACAACGGCCGGATCTGGTTCGACGGGCTGCGCGTGCCGCGGACCGCGCTGCTCAACCAGTTCGCCGAGGTGACGCCGGAGGGTCGCTACCTCTCGCCGATCGACAACCCCAACAAGCGCTTCTTCACGATGCTCGGCACCCTCGTCCAGGGTCGCGTCTGCGTCGGCGGCGCGGGCATCAACGCCTCGAAGGTCGCGCTCGCCATCGCCATCCGCTACGCCGTGCGCCGTCGCCAGTTCGAGGCGACCGACCCCGAGCAGGAGCAGGTGCTCCTCGACTACGGCATGCACCAACGCCGCCTGCTGCCGCTCGTCGCGCGGACCTACGCCCTGCACTTCGCCCAGGAGGTCGTCGCCGGCCAGCTGCACGAGGTGTTCTCCGGCCCGGGGCCGACCGAGGAGGGCAGCGACGAGCACGCCCGCCGGATGCTCGAGTCGCGGGCCGCCGGCACCAAGGCGCTCGGCACGTGGCACGCGACCCGGACCATCCAGGAGTGCCGCGAGGCCTGCGGGGGCGCGGGCTACCTCAGCGAGAACCGGTTCGCGGCGCTCAAGGCCGACACCGACGTCTTCACCACCTTCGAGGGCGACAACCACGTGCTGCTCCAGCTCGTCGCGAAGGGCCTGCTGACCGACTACGCAGGCGAGTTCGAGGAGATGGACCAGCTCGGCATGGCGCGCTTCGTCGCTGGTCTCGCGGTCGACACCGTCGTCGAGCGGACCGCCGTGCACAAGCTCGTGCAGTCGGTGCGCGACCTGCTGCCGGGCGGGGACACGTGGGACCAGGAGGCCGGCCTGCTCGACCCGAACTACCAGCTCGCGATGCTCCGCTTCCGTGAGGAGCACATGATCGGCGGGGTCGCCCGCCGGCTCAAGCGCGGCATCGACCAGAAGGAGAACGCGGGCGCGGTGTTCTCCCGCGTCCAGGACCACGTCATCGCCGCGGCCCGCGCGCACACCGAGCGGCTGGTGCTCGAGGCCTTCGTCGCGAAGACGGCCGAGCTCCCCGACGGCGACCTCAAGGTCGCGCTCAACCTGCTCTGCGACCTCCACGCGCTGTCGACGATCGAGGCCGACCGGGCGTGGTTCATGGAGCACGGGCGGCTCTCCAGCACCCGCTCGAAGGCGATCAGCCGCGAGGTCAACGCGCTGTGCCGCAAGGTCCGCCCGCTCGCTCGTCCCCTCGTCGACGCGTTCGGCGTGCCGGAGGAGATGCTGCGCAGTCCCGAGCTCATGGCCTGGGGCGACTGA
- a CDS encoding class I SAM-dependent methyltransferase, producing MRLPGLGGWSEDPLWSYVYPWLVEHEHVGGAAWRAGTGSDLSLLHDAAAEIGTLPRGARVLDVPTGSGVALRGLRPGQGVDLVAADISATMLERAMATARRRGVADQVTPQVADVGDLPFPDDDFDLVVSLTGLHCLPDPHRAIEEIVRVVRPGGTITGSSLFTDTGPRYRPLRWGGTAIGILGPMCSSAEARQWLREAGCDHVDLTLHGGLGYFRATKEE from the coding sequence GTGAGGCTCCCCGGTCTGGGCGGCTGGAGCGAGGACCCGCTGTGGTCCTACGTCTACCCCTGGCTCGTGGAGCACGAGCACGTCGGCGGAGCCGCGTGGCGCGCCGGCACCGGCAGCGACCTGTCGCTGCTGCACGACGCGGCCGCCGAGATCGGCACGCTGCCGCGCGGGGCCCGGGTCCTCGACGTGCCGACCGGCTCCGGCGTCGCGCTGCGCGGCCTCCGGCCCGGCCAGGGCGTCGACCTGGTGGCCGCCGACATCTCCGCCACCATGCTCGAGCGCGCGATGGCCACCGCCCGGCGCCGGGGCGTCGCCGACCAGGTCACGCCGCAGGTCGCCGACGTCGGTGACCTGCCCTTCCCCGACGACGACTTCGACCTCGTCGTCTCCCTCACCGGCCTCCACTGCTTGCCCGACCCGCACCGGGCGATCGAGGAGATCGTCCGCGTCGTCCGGCCCGGCGGGACGATCACCGGCAGCTCGCTGTTCACCGACACCGGGCCGCGCTACCGGCCACTGCGCTGGGGCGGCACCGCCATCGGCATCCTCGGCCCGATGTGCTCCTCCGCCGAGGCGCGCCAGTGGCTGCGCGAGGCCGGCTGCGACCACGTCGACCTCACCCTCCACGGCGGGCTCGGCTACTTCCGCGCGACCAAGGAGGAGTGA
- a CDS encoding carboxymuconolactone decarboxylase family protein, which produces MPSQFRIPKATLDGAYGAIMTRVARRMWGQVPDNAYVLWHNLPVARAVFGFEQKVARWKALDPHLKAYAEMASAGVIGCSWCLDFGYFMAHTQGLDEAKVREVPRWRESDVFTDLERDVMAYAEAMTATPPTVTDEMVADLDRQLGHAALVELTMMVAIENERSRFNSALGLASQGFSDVCELPLAQAGTIGR; this is translated from the coding sequence ATGCCCAGCCAGTTCCGCATCCCGAAGGCCACCCTCGACGGCGCCTACGGCGCGATCATGACCCGCGTCGCGAGGCGCATGTGGGGCCAGGTCCCCGACAACGCCTACGTCCTGTGGCACAACCTGCCCGTCGCCAGGGCGGTCTTCGGCTTCGAGCAGAAGGTCGCGAGGTGGAAGGCGCTCGACCCGCACCTCAAGGCCTACGCCGAGATGGCCAGCGCCGGCGTCATCGGCTGCTCGTGGTGCCTGGACTTCGGCTACTTCATGGCGCACACCCAGGGCCTCGACGAGGCGAAGGTCCGTGAGGTGCCGCGCTGGCGCGAGTCGGACGTCTTCACCGACCTCGAGCGCGACGTGATGGCCTACGCCGAGGCGATGACCGCGACACCGCCGACCGTCACCGACGAGATGGTCGCCGACCTCGACCGGCAGCTCGGCCACGCCGCGTTGGTCGAGCTCACGATGATGGTCGCGATCGAGAACGAGCGCTCGCGCTTCAACTCGGCCCTCGGGCTCGCCTCGCAGGGCTTCAGCGACGTGTGCGAGCTGCCGCTCGCGCAGGCTGGGACCATCGGTCGGTGA
- a CDS encoding RNA polymerase sigma-70 factor, protein MSADHFIAHRNLLFTVSYEMLGSAADAEDVLQEVWLRWADRLRQEDATEVRDPRAYLVRMATRLSLNRLRTLSRRREDYVGPWLPEPLLTSPDVALDVELADSVSTAMLLVLETLPPTERAVFVLREVFDVPYDEIAEAVEKSEPAVRQIASRARAHVAERRPRASVSRAECDAVIERFRAATESGDLQGLMDVLAPDIVLMTDGGGKVQAALRPIHGRDKVLRFLTAVTPVAIELQRVWLNGSPAIQFVIGGRRDGVGTMLVEDGVVTRLYLVRNPDKLGSVLAPVDLARL, encoded by the coding sequence GTGAGCGCGGACCACTTCATCGCCCACCGCAACCTCCTCTTCACCGTGTCCTACGAGATGCTCGGCTCCGCCGCCGACGCCGAGGACGTCCTGCAGGAGGTCTGGCTGCGGTGGGCGGACCGGCTCCGTCAGGAGGACGCGACCGAGGTCCGCGACCCCCGGGCGTACCTCGTCCGGATGGCGACCCGCCTCTCGCTGAACCGGCTCCGCACGCTGTCGCGCCGCCGCGAGGACTACGTCGGTCCGTGGCTGCCCGAGCCACTGCTGACCTCGCCCGACGTCGCGCTCGACGTGGAGCTCGCCGACAGCGTCTCGACCGCGATGCTGCTCGTGCTCGAGACGCTGCCGCCGACCGAGCGCGCAGTCTTCGTGCTGCGGGAGGTCTTCGACGTGCCGTACGACGAGATCGCCGAGGCGGTCGAGAAGTCCGAGCCCGCCGTCCGGCAGATCGCCAGCCGCGCCCGCGCGCACGTGGCCGAGCGCCGCCCGCGCGCCTCGGTGAGCCGGGCGGAGTGCGACGCGGTGATCGAGCGGTTCCGCGCGGCGACCGAGTCCGGCGACCTCCAGGGCCTGATGGACGTCCTCGCGCCCGACATCGTGCTGATGACAGATGGCGGCGGGAAGGTCCAGGCCGCGCTCAGGCCCATCCACGGTCGCGACAAGGTGCTCCGCTTCCTCACCGCCGTCACCCCCGTCGCGATCGAGCTCCAGCGGGTCTGGCTCAACGGCTCCCCGGCCATCCAGTTCGTCATCGGCGGCCGGCGCGACGGCGTCGGCACGATGCTCGTCGAGGACGGCGTCGTCACCCGGCTCTACCTCGTCCGCAACCCCGACAAGCTCGGCTCGGTGCTCGCCCCCGTCGACCTCGCCCGGCTGTAG
- the lon gene encoding endopeptidase La has protein sequence MTQNLSLPVVFLHDTVVLPGMVVPIELDDSARAAIDAARLAHDSAKDDEPSRVLVAPRLEDRYATHGVVAVVDRVGRFAGGKPAAVLRAERRVAIGAGVSGPGAALWVEAEPVPETPVTDELRTLAEDYRALVVSILERREAWQIIENVRRISDPDVLADTSGYAPYLSDDQKRQVLETPDVGERLRLLLEWTRAYDTEDEVTDKISNDVREGLEKTQREFVLRQQLAAIRKELGEGEPDGSDDYRARVESADLPEAVREAALREVDKLERSSDQAPEAGWIRTWLDTVLELPWNERTEDSHDVAAARAVLDADHHGLDEVKDRITEYLAVRARRAERGLEVIGGRGSGAVVLLAGPPGVGKTSLGESVARALGRNFVRVALGGVRDEAEVRGHRRTYVGALPGRIVRAIKEAGSMNPVVLLDEVDKVGADYRGDPAAALLEVLDPAQNHTFRDHYLELDLDLSDVLFIATANVVEQIPSALLDRMELVTIDGYTEDDKVAIARDFLVPRQLERAALTADEVTISDAALGEIAANYTREAGVRQLERLLAKAFRKAATKLATGEVERIDVDLDGLEDLVGRPRFTPDTHERTDVPGVATGLAVTGLGGDVLYVETSVSDGPAGLTVTGQLGDVMKESASIALSWVRAHAGELGIDAAVFEKAIHVHFPAGAIPKDGPSAGVTMVTALVSLLTGRPVRSDVGMTGEVTLSGRVLPIGGVKQKLLAAQRAGLAVVFVPERNRPDLDDVPAELLADLDVRPVGRVTDILAEALEQGAAVGEASAA, from the coding sequence ATGACCCAGAACCTCTCGCTCCCGGTGGTGTTCCTCCACGACACGGTCGTGCTGCCCGGCATGGTCGTGCCCATCGAGCTCGACGACTCCGCCCGCGCGGCGATCGACGCCGCACGGCTCGCCCACGACTCCGCGAAGGACGACGAGCCGTCCCGCGTGCTGGTGGCCCCGCGCCTCGAGGACAGGTACGCCACCCACGGCGTCGTCGCCGTCGTCGACCGGGTCGGCCGCTTCGCGGGCGGCAAGCCCGCCGCCGTCCTGCGCGCCGAGCGCCGCGTCGCGATCGGCGCGGGCGTCTCCGGCCCGGGCGCGGCCCTCTGGGTCGAGGCCGAGCCGGTCCCCGAGACGCCCGTGACCGACGAGCTGCGCACCCTCGCCGAGGACTACCGCGCGCTCGTGGTCTCGATCCTGGAGCGCCGCGAGGCGTGGCAGATCATCGAGAACGTGCGCCGGATCTCCGACCCCGACGTGCTCGCCGACACCTCCGGCTACGCGCCGTACCTCTCCGACGACCAGAAGCGCCAGGTCCTCGAGACGCCCGACGTGGGCGAGCGGCTGCGGCTGCTGCTCGAGTGGACCCGGGCGTACGACACCGAGGACGAGGTCACCGACAAGATCAGCAACGACGTGCGCGAGGGGCTGGAGAAGACCCAGCGCGAGTTCGTGCTGCGCCAGCAGCTCGCCGCGATCCGCAAGGAGCTCGGCGAGGGCGAGCCCGACGGCTCCGACGACTACCGCGCCCGCGTCGAGTCGGCCGACCTGCCCGAGGCGGTCCGGGAGGCCGCGCTGCGCGAGGTCGACAAGCTCGAGCGCTCCAGCGACCAGGCCCCCGAGGCCGGCTGGATCCGCACCTGGCTCGACACCGTCCTCGAGCTGCCGTGGAACGAGCGCACCGAGGACTCCCACGACGTCGCCGCGGCGCGCGCCGTGCTCGACGCCGACCACCACGGCCTCGACGAGGTCAAGGACCGCATCACCGAGTACCTCGCCGTCCGGGCCCGGCGCGCCGAGCGCGGCCTCGAGGTCATCGGCGGCCGCGGGTCCGGTGCCGTCGTGCTCCTGGCCGGGCCTCCCGGTGTCGGCAAGACGTCGCTGGGCGAGTCCGTCGCCCGCGCCCTCGGCCGCAACTTCGTGCGCGTCGCCCTCGGCGGCGTGCGCGACGAGGCCGAGGTCCGCGGCCACCGCCGGACCTACGTCGGCGCCCTGCCGGGTCGCATCGTGCGGGCCATCAAGGAGGCCGGCTCGATGAACCCGGTCGTCCTGCTCGACGAGGTCGACAAGGTCGGCGCCGACTACCGCGGCGACCCGGCCGCGGCGCTGCTCGAGGTGCTCGACCCGGCGCAGAACCACACCTTCCGCGACCACTACCTCGAGCTCGACCTCGACCTGTCGGACGTGCTCTTCATCGCCACCGCCAACGTGGTCGAGCAGATCCCGTCGGCACTCCTGGACCGCATGGAGCTCGTCACGATCGACGGCTACACCGAGGACGACAAGGTCGCCATCGCGCGCGACTTCCTCGTGCCCCGCCAGCTCGAGCGGGCCGCGCTCACGGCCGACGAGGTCACGATCTCCGACGCCGCGCTCGGCGAGATCGCCGCCAACTACACCCGCGAGGCAGGCGTGCGCCAGCTCGAGCGGCTGCTCGCGAAGGCGTTCCGCAAGGCCGCCACGAAGCTCGCGACCGGTGAGGTCGAGCGGATCGACGTCGACCTCGACGGCCTCGAGGACCTGGTCGGGCGACCCCGGTTCACGCCCGACACCCACGAGCGCACCGACGTGCCCGGCGTCGCGACCGGGCTGGCCGTCACCGGCCTCGGCGGCGACGTGCTCTACGTCGAGACGTCGGTGTCCGACGGGCCGGCCGGCCTCACCGTGACCGGCCAGCTCGGGGACGTGATGAAGGAGTCGGCCTCGATCGCGCTGTCCTGGGTGCGTGCGCACGCGGGCGAGCTCGGGATCGACGCGGCCGTCTTCGAGAAGGCGATCCACGTGCACTTCCCGGCGGGCGCGATCCCGAAGGACGGGCCGTCCGCGGGCGTCACGATGGTGACCGCGCTCGTGTCGCTCCTGACCGGGCGTCCGGTGCGCTCCGACGTCGGGATGACCGGCGAGGTGACGCTCTCGGGCCGGGTGCTGCCGATCGGCGGCGTGAAGCAGAAGCTGCTGGCCGCGCAGAGGGCGGGGCTCGCCGTGGTGTTCGTCCCGGAGCGCAACCGCCCCGACCTCGACGACGTACCGGCCGAGCTGCTCGCCGACCTCGACGTGCGCCCCGTCGGCCGGGTCACCGACATCCTGGCCGAGGCCCTGGAGCAGGGCGCGGCCGTGGGTGAGGCCAGCGCGGCCTGA
- a CDS encoding inorganic diphosphatase has translation MSFDVVVEIPKGERNKYEVDHETGRIRLDRMLFTSTAYPADYGFIENTLGQDGDPLDALVILQQPTFPGCVIECRAIGMFRMTDEAGGDDKVLCVPSHDPRLEHLRDINHVSKYDRLEIQHFFEVYKDLEPGKSVEGADWVGRTEAEAEVHASFERFKTEGHGNDLDNLADDSLGEDA, from the coding sequence CTGAGCTTCGACGTGGTGGTGGAGATCCCCAAGGGAGAGCGCAACAAGTACGAGGTCGACCACGAGACGGGGCGGATCCGCCTCGACCGGATGCTCTTCACCTCGACGGCCTACCCGGCCGACTACGGCTTCATCGAGAACACCCTCGGCCAGGACGGCGACCCGCTCGACGCGCTCGTCATCCTCCAGCAGCCGACGTTCCCGGGCTGCGTCATCGAGTGCCGCGCGATCGGCATGTTCCGGATGACCGACGAGGCCGGCGGCGACGACAAGGTCCTCTGCGTGCCGAGCCACGACCCGCGCCTGGAGCACCTGCGCGACATCAACCACGTCTCGAAGTACGACCGGCTCGAGATCCAGCACTTCTTCGAGGTCTACAAGGACCTCGAGCCCGGCAAGTCCGTCGAGGGTGCTGACTGGGTCGGCCGCACCGAGGCCGAGGCCGAGGTCCACGCCTCCTTCGAGCGCTTCAAGACCGAGGGCCACGGCAACGACCTGGACAACCTCGCCGACGACAGCCTGGGCGAGGACGCCTGA
- the dacB gene encoding D-alanyl-D-alanine carboxypeptidase/D-alanyl-D-alanine endopeptidase produces MREAEGSKRRRREVRHLVRVWLPALLVVALLAAGVGAYRFEWGQRYLPWLSADPATEPEQVLPPAGPELPEWTTPAPDAQPVDETSAIAPDRVEAAVAKRLADPDLGRHVVGAVSSLEPGSAVWTSGDGEYLPASTTKLLTLGAALDVLGPDHTFSTTVVRGDGPREVVLVGGGDPMLASQPLTVAEAGSSYPARADVTTLAVQAADALRGLGKVRVRFDDSLFTGPTDNPAWRRDYVPDDIVSPITSLMVDSGIAADGLARSDDPSLAAARVFADALRAAGVEVAGEPQRVVVQPDAEVLASVESAPLSEVAERILDVSDNEGAEVVGHQVGLAVSGTGSFEAGAAAVLGTLSGLGIDVTGDEVYDGSGLSRRNRVSTTTVLQLLQHAAGPDGESMRNLVTGLPVAGFTGSLTYRFADGPALARGLVRAKTGTLTGVHALAGIAVDRDGEPMAFVLAADRVAAVKSLNARDALDRAAAALAACRCSA; encoded by the coding sequence ATGCGCGAAGCGGAGGGGTCGAAAAGACGGAGACGTGAGGTACGCCACCTCGTGCGGGTGTGGCTGCCCGCGCTGCTCGTCGTCGCGCTGCTGGCCGCCGGGGTCGGTGCCTACCGCTTCGAGTGGGGCCAGCGCTACCTCCCGTGGCTCTCCGCCGACCCGGCGACCGAGCCGGAGCAGGTGCTGCCCCCGGCGGGCCCCGAGCTCCCGGAGTGGACGACGCCGGCCCCCGACGCGCAGCCGGTCGACGAGACCTCCGCGATCGCGCCCGACAGGGTCGAGGCCGCCGTCGCGAAGCGGCTCGCCGACCCCGACCTCGGACGCCACGTCGTCGGCGCGGTGAGCTCCCTCGAGCCCGGGTCCGCGGTGTGGACGAGCGGCGACGGTGAGTACCTGCCCGCCTCGACCACCAAGCTCCTCACGCTCGGTGCGGCGCTCGACGTGCTCGGCCCCGACCACACGTTCAGCACGACCGTCGTCCGCGGCGACGGGCCGCGCGAGGTCGTGCTCGTCGGCGGGGGAGACCCGATGCTCGCCAGCCAGCCGCTCACGGTCGCGGAGGCCGGGTCGTCGTACCCCGCCCGGGCCGACGTGACCACCCTCGCCGTCCAGGCGGCCGACGCGCTGCGGGGCCTGGGGAAGGTGCGGGTCCGCTTCGACGACAGCCTCTTCACCGGGCCCACCGACAACCCCGCGTGGCGCCGCGACTACGTCCCCGACGACATCGTCAGCCCGATCACCTCGCTGATGGTCGACAGCGGCATCGCTGCCGACGGGCTGGCCCGCTCCGACGACCCGTCCCTGGCCGCCGCGCGGGTCTTCGCCGACGCCCTCCGGGCCGCCGGCGTGGAGGTGGCCGGCGAGCCGCAGCGGGTCGTCGTACAGCCCGACGCGGAGGTCCTCGCCTCCGTCGAGAGCGCGCCCCTGTCGGAGGTGGCCGAGCGGATCCTCGACGTCAGCGACAACGAGGGCGCCGAGGTCGTGGGCCACCAGGTCGGCCTCGCCGTCTCGGGCACCGGCTCCTTCGAGGCCGGCGCCGCCGCGGTGCTCGGCACGCTCTCCGGACTCGGGATCGACGTCACCGGCGACGAGGTGTACGACGGCTCCGGCCTGTCGCGGCGCAACCGGGTCTCGACCACCACGGTGCTGCAGCTGCTCCAGCACGCCGCCGGGCCCGACGGCGAGTCGATGCGCAACCTCGTCACCGGCCTCCCGGTCGCCGGGTTCACCGGATCGCTCACCTACCGATTCGCGGACGGCCCGGCGCTCGCCCGCGGGCTGGTGCGCGCCAAGACCGGCACCCTCACCGGCGTCCACGCGCTCGCCGGGATCGCGGTCGACCGCGACGGCGAGCCCATGGCCTTCGTGCTCGCCGCCGACCGGGTGGCGGCCGTCAAGTCCCTCAACGCGCGCGACGCCCTCGACCGCGCCGCCGCTGCCCTCGCCGCCTGCAGGTGTAGCGCTTGA
- a CDS encoding zinc-dependent metalloprotease has product MDLVDWDFAVTVGTRLSGPGPEVSLDEAAAAVVELREGAARSTPLVSEFTGLHAAAGTAPVLVVDRAGWIQANADGFAKILAPISDKLAAKAEKKGPPSALAQTIGSRVTGSEVGLMLGFLSSKVLGQFDPFYDPHGRLLLVAPNIVHVEREIDADPSDFRLWVCLHEETHRVQFTANPWLAGHLETQMAQIADTLEPSNLTEALRRGAEAIRSGQGGILDLISSPEQKEVLDRVTGVMSLLEGHADVVMDGVGPSVIGSVASIRKKFNKRRAGLGPLDKLLRRLLSLDTKMAQYRDGAIFVRHVVDKVGMEEFNAIWTGPETLPSKDEIVDPDAWVARVL; this is encoded by the coding sequence ATGGACCTCGTCGACTGGGATTTCGCCGTCACGGTCGGCACGCGGTTGTCCGGACCGGGCCCGGAGGTGAGCCTCGACGAGGCGGCCGCCGCGGTGGTCGAGCTGCGGGAGGGTGCGGCCCGGTCGACACCGCTGGTGAGCGAGTTCACCGGCCTCCACGCGGCGGCGGGCACCGCGCCGGTGCTGGTCGTCGACCGCGCCGGCTGGATCCAGGCCAACGCCGACGGGTTCGCCAAGATCCTCGCGCCGATCAGCGACAAGCTCGCGGCGAAGGCGGAGAAGAAGGGTCCGCCGTCGGCGCTCGCCCAGACGATCGGCTCGCGCGTCACCGGGAGCGAGGTCGGGCTGATGCTCGGCTTCCTCAGCTCCAAGGTGCTCGGCCAGTTCGACCCGTTCTACGACCCGCACGGCCGGCTGCTGCTGGTCGCGCCCAACATCGTCCACGTCGAGCGCGAGATCGACGCCGACCCGAGCGACTTCCGGCTCTGGGTCTGCCTGCACGAGGAGACCCACCGCGTGCAGTTCACGGCCAACCCGTGGCTCGCCGGCCACCTCGAGACCCAGATGGCACAGATCGCCGACACCCTCGAGCCGAGCAACCTCACCGAGGCGCTGCGCCGCGGCGCCGAGGCGATCCGCTCCGGCCAGGGCGGCATCCTCGACCTCATCTCCTCCCCGGAGCAGAAGGAGGTCCTCGACCGGGTCACCGGAGTGATGTCCCTGCTGGAGGGCCACGCCGACGTCGTCATGGACGGCGTGGGTCCGAGCGTGATCGGGTCGGTGGCCTCGATCCGCAAGAAGTTCAACAAGCGTCGTGCCGGGCTCGGCCCGCTCGACAAGCTCCTCCGCCGCCTGCTGAGCCTCGACACCAAGATGGCGCAGTACCGCGACGGCGCGATCTTCGTGCGCCACGTCGTCGACAAGGTCGGCATGGAGGAGTTCAACGCCATCTGGACCGGTCCCGAGACGTTGCCGTCGAAGGACGAGATCGTCGACCCCGACGCGTGGGTCGCCCGCGTCCTGTGA
- the tilS gene encoding tRNA lysidine(34) synthetase TilS, producing the protein MTLHPSVAAVRVPVRTALAGLTPGDLVVVACSGGADSLALASAAVFEGHRLGLRVVGATVDHGLQPGSADQAERVAVQLAGMGVDETLTARVDVDVASGLGPEAAAREARYAVLEQVAEHLGAAVVLLGHTLDDQAETVLLGLARGSGGRSLQGMRPGFGVFARPLLGVRRDDTVTACQVEGLDPWDDPHNHDPGYTRVRVRDRVLPVLEDELGPGVARALARTAGQLRDDMALLDELAGDALADARREAGLAVDVLAVLHPAIRHRVLRAAALGAGSPASELTRDHVVAVDALVTDWRGQRWIDLPGPLRAARREGLVTFEVLPPAR; encoded by the coding sequence GTGACCCTGCACCCCTCGGTCGCGGCCGTGCGGGTGCCGGTCCGCACCGCGCTCGCCGGCCTCACGCCGGGTGACCTGGTCGTCGTCGCGTGCAGCGGCGGCGCCGACTCGCTGGCCCTCGCCTCCGCCGCCGTCTTCGAGGGCCACCGCCTCGGCCTGCGGGTCGTCGGCGCGACCGTCGACCACGGGCTGCAGCCCGGGTCGGCCGATCAGGCCGAGCGGGTCGCCGTACAGCTCGCGGGGATGGGGGTCGACGAGACCCTCACCGCGCGCGTCGACGTCGACGTCGCCTCCGGGCTGGGCCCCGAGGCGGCTGCCCGGGAGGCGAGGTACGCCGTCCTGGAGCAGGTCGCCGAGCACCTCGGGGCCGCGGTGGTGCTGCTCGGCCACACCCTCGACGACCAGGCCGAGACCGTGCTGCTCGGCCTCGCCCGCGGCTCGGGGGGCCGGTCGCTGCAGGGCATGCGGCCGGGGTTCGGCGTCTTCGCGCGTCCGCTGCTCGGCGTCCGCCGGGACGACACGGTGACCGCCTGCCAGGTCGAGGGCCTCGACCCATGGGACGACCCGCACAACCACGACCCCGGCTACACCCGCGTCCGGGTGCGTGACCGGGTGCTGCCGGTGCTCGAGGACGAGCTCGGGCCGGGGGTGGCGCGCGCGCTCGCCCGCACCGCCGGGCAGCTGCGCGACGACATGGCCCTGCTCGACGAGCTCGCGGGCGACGCCCTGGCCGACGCCCGCCGCGAGGCGGGGCTGGCCGTCGACGTGCTCGCCGTGCTCCACCCCGCCATCCGGCACCGGGTGCTGCGCGCCGCGGCGCTCGGCGCGGGCTCGCCGGCCTCGGAGCTCACCCGCGACCACGTCGTGGCCGTGGACGCCCTCGTGACCGACTGGCGGGGGCAGAGGTGGATCGACCTGCCCGGACCGCTCCGGGCCGCGCGGCGCGAGGGCCTCGTCACGTTCGAAGTCCTGCCGCCTGCCCGGTGA